From the Candidatus Saccharibacteria bacterium genome, the window CAGCAATGGAATTACGTGAACTTGTGAAAGAGTTACGCGAGGATTTACGTGGTGAGAAGAAAGCCCGTGAGAACGCCGAGCTGGAGGCTCAGAAGAAACTCAGCGAGTCAGAGGATAAAATTCGTCAAGATGCTTTGAAGACTTCCGATGAATCACATCGTCTGAAAATGCTTGAGATGGAAAAGAAGCTTACCGATACACAAGCGGCTTTAGAGGCTGCTCAACGCAAAGCGAGTCAAGGTTCACAACAAAATCAAGGTGAAGTGCTAGAGCTGGATCTCGAACAGCGTCTACGCGAAGAATTCCCATTTGATGACATTACAGAGGTGAAAAAGGGGCAACGCGGTGCTGACGTACGACAAACAGTAAAAAATAAATCGTTTAAACCCTGTGGTGCTATATTGTACGAAACAAAGAATGGCAAGTGGCAACCTGCATGGGTTGCGAAGTTCAAAGTTGATATTCGAGAGGCTGGCGCAAATGTAGGTATCATCGTTAGTCAAGAATTACCGCAAGAATATGGCGATATGTGCCAGCTTGATGGTGTTTGGGTGTGCAAACCAGTTCTTGCACCTGTGCTTGCTGCTGCGCTTCGTAACGCAATACTGCAAGTTGATATCGCTAATCACAATAACGAGAACAAGGATGAAAAATTAGAGGGTTTGTATCAGTTTTTGGTTGGTCCAGAGTTTCGGCATCGTGTAGAAGCCATCGTTGAGAACTACGGACTTATGCAGGCAGAAATTGAAAAAGAAAAACGTACAGCAGCATTGCGCTGGAGTCGACAAGAAAAGTCAATCCGTGCTGTAATAGATAACACATTAGGTATGTATGGTGACCTGCAGGGGATAACGGGCGGAGCACTTACGAGTATTAAAGCTATAGAAGCCGAAGTAGGCGAAGATGTCGAGGACTGATTAGCTTGAGATTTATTTGAGGCGCGGCTTGATATCTTTTTTGCTTCGGAGTCGTTGAGTTTTGCGAAGAGTCAGGCAGTTCGGTTTCTAGTCAACCCTGACTAAATACTGTCCCAAATCGGCGCGCATGATGCTTTCGCGTTTGGCCGGGTGGCCATCGGCTTCGACGATGAGCGTCATGAGTGGTTCGGTGCTGGAAGGTAGGGCTGGCAGGCTGATGACGCCCAGCTCATCCGTTGTCGCTTCGGTAAGTACTTCGCTGACGGGGTTACATGGTGCTTTGATGCACTGTACTTTGACTTCACTTGAAACCTTCACGCGGGTACGGGCGAGCGGCTGCGCCTTTGCTCCATTTGTTATAACAACCAGCGTCACTTGCGAGGGTTTTGTGCCAGCACTCGGCACATTCACGCCAAAGGTTATGCCCCGCTCGAAAAGCTGGCGGGCATAATCGGTGTTGGTGCAAAGCGGGTCGGTTGTGGTGTAGTTTGCAGTTGCGCGGTCGCAGCGCAAGGCTTTTGAGATGTCATTTGTGTCGGTGTTTGTAGGGGCATTACCTCG encodes:
- a CDS encoding DUF2130 domain-containing protein, with the protein product MNSINCPKCGSSIDIDEVLSGQIEARVIASEHQKHLAEIEKLKSEDEQRRVEERKAFEATANEKIKAQQELLEEKSRQSLELEREKMKVQLEGEAKKKAQEQELLIEQLREDAKSDKESAMELRELVKELREDLRGEKKARENAELEAQKKLSESEDKIRQDALKTSDESHRLKMLEMEKKLTDTQAALEAAQRKASQGSQQNQGEVLELDLEQRLREEFPFDDITEVKKGQRGADVRQTVKNKSFKPCGAILYETKNGKWQPAWVAKFKVDIREAGANVGIIVSQELPQEYGDMCQLDGVWVCKPVLAPVLAAALRNAILQVDIANHNNENKDEKLEGLYQFLVGPEFRHRVEAIVENYGLMQAEIEKEKRTAALRWSRQEKSIRAVIDNTLGMYGDLQGITGGALTSIKAIEAEVGEDVED